The following proteins are encoded in a genomic region of Tigriopus californicus strain San Diego chromosome 6, Tcal_SD_v2.1, whole genome shotgun sequence:
- the LOC131882749 gene encoding uncharacterized protein LOC131882749, translated as MSIQFSFCLLLPFDGDEVTTTIPMSVPGHFITIGKIYGDETACDYGKATKGSMELVSRPDECIAYGLCHQDFGTPDFPAPQCYLASEMPPEPIDIGDGQSITVDLDWPNALVNRGALQPLFPVEIESATTYASCLKACVEQSCFALLFDVGTSGFGCRLAIDPFTFEAFGSYEMHISFFRQKGFEPLPVEELCQDQSKLPLNLEYGSAYYDEYRELTTSSYLECLGRCSVGRCPRRIIYHPQDQACWIFDASEVFVQDSGADPSTPPDKHSGQQCVVRPALQGRIRPKYSFLQEEPTDSYAVYAEPRERHYVPDVSDGDSSSPGRNQCWEYCSQTPWCQAVLIPSEERTTCYVYDREENLTTIANDRPRNSLIYYAMIGKRFTDENFCDNGGIFRRESLDFFPYAYQEICNYMELCSRTSALGPTFCHVGRETKPPPLIVKGCDMQPFIAPLNTVDFPKSALDQSFSSKLPNTPSYEACVQKCSWKQLCLGMAFVPSTQECYLFDYVPTTTATRANFSEALTRNGNSDDELVEALMAFDIPDCPPCVQRVLMQEQISFKDEIQCTLTSQESCSEVYKTVFKTQEVEECKESFVKNCHIEYEMVPRTEKVEICHSPLTRDCNEEGPETCTTEFETVCDTTYHENEVTDDVANCNTVKEDVCDSDGENCRMVPRQVCQVDTVSSKKLTPEMNCRQEAREVCGPEICPIVQGERICVDELKTFVQEVPQEKCQISPKTVCDKVHKIVPKLEMNQECIDVPQEICQTVQVEANKEKIPIVKEWCPPAEGDSAEGDSAEEDMSGEVNSSASSSEESSSIEDDGSARLLRTPPLLEELAITKRGSRRTRAHGPSDIGQ; from the exons ATGTCcatccaattttccttttgctTATTGCTTCCTTTTGATGGAGACGAGGTGACAACAACAATTCCCATGTCCGTTCCTGGCCATTTTATTACTATTGGAAAGATATATG GTGACGAAACCGCTTGCGACTACGGAAAAGCAACAAAAGGCAGTATGGAACTGGTCAGTAGACCAGACGAATGCATCGCTTATGGTTTGTGTCATCAAGACTTTGGAACTCCGGATTTCCCTGCCCCGCAATGTTATCTGGCTAGTG AAATGCCGCCGGAACCCATTGATATTGGTGACGGGCAATCCATTACCGTGGACTTGGATTGGCCAAATGCGTTGGTAAATCGGGGAGCTCTCCAACCACTCTTCCCGGTTGAGATAGAATCGGCCACAACGTATGCCTCGTGCCTCAAAGCTTGTGTCGAGCAATCATGCTTTGCTCTATTGTTTGATGTGGGCACGAGCGGGTTTGGTTGCCGTCTGGCCATAGACCCTTTCACCTTTGAAGCATTCGGTTCATACGAAATGCACATATCGTTCTTCAGACAAAAAGGCTTTGAGCCGCTCCCTGTGGAAG AATTATGCCAGGACCAAAGCAAACTCCCACTCAATTTGGAATATGGCAGTGCTTATTACGACGAGTACCGGGAGTTAACAACCAGCAGCTATTTAGAGTGCCTGGGAAGATGTTCTGTAGGTAGATGTCCCCGCCGGATCATTTATCACCCACAAGATCAAGCGTGTTGGATTTTTGATGCCTCTGAGGTCTTTGTCCAAGATTCGGGGGCGGACCCTTCGACACCCCCTGACAAACATTCCGGGCAGCAATGCGTTGTCA GACCTGCACTCCAGGGACGGATCCGTCCCAAATACTCCTTTTTGCAAGAGGAGCCAACCGACTCCTACGCGGTATACGCGGAACCTCGTGAACGACATTACGTCCCAGACGTCTCAGACGGTGACAGTTCAAGCCCTGGACGCAACCAATGTTGGGAATACTGCAGCCAAACTCCGTGGTGTCAAGCGGTTCTCATACCTTCAGAAGAGCGTACTACATGCTATGTTTATGACCGGGAGGAAAATCTAACAACGATTGCAAATGATCGCCCAAGAAACTCGTTAATATACTACGCCATGATTGGAAAAAGATTCA cCGACGAGAACTTCTGTGACAATGGTGGAATATTTCGTAGAGAATCCCtcgatttttttccatatGCTTATCAGGAGATTTGCAATTATATGGAACTATGTTCCAGAACTTCAGCACTTGGACCAACCTTCTGTCATGTAGGTCGAG AGACCAAACCACCACCATTGATTGTGAAAGGCTGCGATATGCAGCCTTTTATTGCCCCTCTAAATACTGTTGATTTCCCCAAATCTGCATTGGAccaatctttttcatcaaagttGCCCAATACTCCCTCTTACGAGGCTTGCGTTCAAAAATGCAGTTGGAAACAATTGTGCCTTGGAATGGCGTTCGTTCCTTCTACACAAGAATGTTACTTGTTTGACTATGTTCCCACCACAACAGCCACACGGGCCAATTTCTCAGAGGCCTTGACACGTAATGGTAACAGTGATGACGAGTTGGTGGAGGCTTTGATGGCTTTTGATATTCCGGATTGCCCACCTTGTGTTCAACGAGTCCTGATGCAAGAGCAAATCTCCTTCAAAGATGAGATTCAATGCACTCTCACCTCCCAAGAGTCATGCTCAGAGGTGTACAAGACCGTATTCAAGACCCAAGAG GTCGAGGAGTGTAAAGAGAGCTTTGTGAAAAACTGTCACATAGAATATGAGATGGTGCCCAGGACGGAGAAGGTCGAGATTTGCCATTCGCCTTTGACCCGAGATTGCAATGAAGAGGGCCCCGAGACTTGCACCACCGAATTCGAGACCGTGTGTGACACCACCTATCATGAGAACGAAGTCACCGATGACGTGGCCAACTGCAACACCGTCAAGGAAGATGTGTGCGACTCCGATGGAGAAAACTGTCGAATGGTGCCGCGACAAGTGTGCCAAGTGGACACTGTATCCAGTAAGAAGCTCACCCCGGAAATGAATTGCCGTCAAGAGGCTCGAGAGGTGTGTGGACCCGAGATCTGTCCCATTGTCCAAGGAGAGCGCATTTGCGTCGATGAGCTCAAGACTTTTGTGCAGGAGGTGCCGCAAGAGAAATGCCAGATCTCACCCAAGACGGTTTGCGACAAAGTCCACAAGATCGTTCCGAAATTGGAGATGAACCAAGAGTGCATTGATGTGCCCCAAGAGATCTGCCAGACTGTGCAGGTTGAGGCCAATAAAGAAAAGATCCCCATTGTGAAAGAGTGGTGTCCTCCCGCTGAAGGAGACTCTGCTGAAGGAGACTCAGCTGAAGAGGATATGTCCGGGGAGGTAAactcatcagcatcatcatccgAAGAAAGTTCATCGATCGAAGACGATGGCTCAGCAAGGCTTCTCCGTACTCCCCCTCTTTTGGAAGAACTAGCCATCACAAAGCGCGgatcaagaagaacaaggGCACATGGACCAAGTGACATTGGCCAGTAG